A single window of Polaribacter sp. SA4-10 DNA harbors:
- the murF gene encoding UDP-N-acetylmuramoyl-tripeptide--D-alanyl-D-alanine ligase: protein MKITDIYVLYSKYYLVDTDTRSIRTNTIFFALKGDNFNGNNFAEEALNIGADYSIVDEKKYQTNSKIILVKNVLETLQELANYHRKQLNIPIISLTGSNGKTTTKELINAVLSEKFITSATKGNLNNHIGVPLTLLSMTPKTEIGIVEMGANHQKEIEFLCTICEPDFGYITNFGKAHLEGFGGVKGVIKGKCELYEYLEANNKIAFVNPDDAIQVKKTKKINSTFFNTDNLQFIEINPFVKLIFNSKNIQSNLIGKYNYTNIAAAITIGNYFKVDEKNIKNAIENYAPTNNRSQIIEKESNKILLDAYNANPSSMRAALENFSSIKEDAKVAILGDMFEIGETSLKEHQEITDLATSFDFDEILFVGENFYQSKTKKHQFKNFDALMKYVIKNPFNKQYILIKGSRGMRLERLLEFID from the coding sequence ATGAAAATAACTGATATTTACGTACTTTATTCTAAATATTATCTTGTAGACACAGATACAAGAAGCATTAGAACAAACACAATTTTCTTTGCCTTAAAAGGCGATAATTTTAACGGCAATAATTTTGCAGAAGAGGCTTTAAATATAGGAGCAGATTATAGTATTGTTGATGAAAAGAAATATCAAACAAATTCTAAAATTATACTAGTTAAAAACGTTTTAGAAACCTTGCAGGAATTAGCAAATTATCATAGAAAACAATTAAATATTCCTATTATTAGTTTAACAGGAAGTAATGGCAAAACAACTACTAAAGAATTAATAAATGCTGTTTTAAGTGAGAAATTTATTACTTCTGCAACCAAAGGAAATTTAAACAACCATATAGGTGTACCTCTGACCCTACTTTCTATGACTCCAAAAACAGAAATTGGAATTGTAGAAATGGGCGCAAATCATCAAAAAGAAATCGAGTTTCTTTGTACAATTTGTGAACCCGATTTTGGTTACATCACCAACTTTGGAAAAGCACACTTAGAGGGTTTTGGGGGGGTTAAAGGAGTCATAAAGGGTAAATGCGAACTTTATGAGTATTTAGAAGCTAATAATAAAATTGCTTTTGTAAATCCTGATGATGCAATTCAAGTTAAAAAAACTAAAAAAATTAATTCAACCTTTTTTAATACTGATAACTTGCAGTTTATAGAAATTAATCCTTTTGTAAAACTCATCTTTAATTCTAAAAATATACAAAGTAATTTAATTGGTAAATACAATTACACCAATATTGCTGCCGCTATAACTATTGGAAATTACTTTAAGGTTGATGAAAAAAATATAAAAAATGCTATTGAGAACTATGCACCAACCAACAATCGTTCTCAGATTATTGAAAAAGAATCTAATAAAATACTATTGGATGCGTACAATGCAAATCCATCTAGTATGAGAGCTGCTCTAGAAAACTTCTCTTCAATAAAAGAAGACGCAAAGGTGGCAATACTTGGAGACATGTTTGAAATAGGTGAAACAAGCCTAAAAGAACATCAAGAAATTACAGATTTAGCTACTAGTTTCGATTTTGATGAAATCCTTTTTGTTGGAGAAAACTTTTATCAGTCGAAAACAAAAAAACATCAATTTAAAAATTTTGATGCTTTAATGAAATACGTTATAAAAAATCCTTTTAACAAACAATATATCCTTATTAAAGGCTCTAGAGGAATGCGTTTAGAAAGACTTTTAGAATTTATAGATTAA